One segment of Bradyrhizobium sp. WD16 DNA contains the following:
- the rimO gene encoding 30S ribosomal protein S12 methylthiotransferase RimO, whose protein sequence is MDKADAPKVSFVSLGCPKALVDSERIITRLRAEGYELARKHDGADLVIVNTCGFLDSAKQESLAAIGDAMAENGKVIVTGCMGAEPEQIEAAYPGVLSITGPQQYESVLAAVHRAIPPAHNPHLDLVPPQGIKLTPRHYAYLKISEGCNNRCTFCIIPKLRGDLVSRPADDVLREAERLVKAGVKELLVVSQDTSAYGVDLKYAAALWKDREVRSRFFDLARELGELGAWVRLQYVYPYPHVDEVIGLMTEGKVLPYLDIPFQHASEAVLRQMRRPAAQDRTLARIKAWRAQCPDLALRSTFIVGFPGETDAEFAELLDWLDEAEIDRVGAFKYEPVAGAASNALPGQVPEEIKTERWNALMARQQKISARRLKRKVGTRQQVIIDEVGPTVAKGRSRADAPQIDGSVHVSSRRPLRVGEIVTVKIERADAYDLHGSAAGF, encoded by the coding sequence ATGGACAAGGCCGACGCGCCGAAGGTCAGTTTCGTTTCGCTTGGATGCCCGAAAGCCCTGGTGGATTCGGAGCGCATCATCACGCGTCTGCGCGCCGAGGGCTATGAACTCGCGCGCAAGCACGACGGCGCCGACCTCGTCATCGTCAACACCTGCGGCTTCCTCGACAGCGCCAAGCAGGAATCCCTCGCCGCCATCGGCGACGCCATGGCCGAAAACGGCAAGGTGATCGTCACCGGCTGCATGGGCGCGGAACCCGAGCAGATCGAGGCGGCGTATCCCGGCGTGCTGTCGATCACCGGACCGCAGCAATACGAGAGCGTGCTCGCGGCCGTGCATCGGGCGATTCCGCCGGCGCACAATCCCCATCTCGATCTGGTTCCGCCCCAGGGCATCAAGCTGACGCCGCGCCACTACGCCTATTTGAAGATCTCCGAGGGCTGCAACAATCGCTGCACCTTCTGCATCATTCCCAAGCTGCGCGGCGACCTGGTGTCGCGTCCCGCCGACGATGTGCTGCGCGAGGCCGAACGGCTGGTGAAGGCCGGCGTCAAGGAACTCCTCGTCGTGTCGCAGGACACCTCGGCCTACGGCGTCGACCTGAAATACGCCGCCGCGCTCTGGAAGGACCGCGAGGTCCGCAGCCGCTTCTTCGATCTCGCCCGCGAGCTCGGCGAACTCGGCGCCTGGGTCCGGCTGCAATATGTCTATCCCTACCCCCATGTCGACGAGGTCATCGGCCTGATGACCGAAGGCAAGGTGCTGCCCTATCTCGACATCCCGTTCCAGCACGCCAGCGAAGCGGTGCTGCGGCAGATGCGGCGGCCGGCGGCGCAGGACAGGACGCTGGCGCGGATCAAGGCGTGGCGCGCCCAGTGCCCCGACCTAGCCTTGCGCTCCACCTTCATCGTCGGCTTTCCCGGCGAGACCGACGCCGAGTTCGCCGAACTGCTCGACTGGCTCGACGAGGCCGAGATCGACCGCGTCGGCGCCTTCAAATACGAGCCGGTGGCCGGCGCCGCGTCCAACGCGCTGCCCGGCCAGGTGCCCGAGGAGATCAAGACCGAGCGCTGGAATGCGCTGATGGCGCGCCAGCAGAAGATCTCGGCGCGGCGGCTCAAGCGCAAGGTCGGCACCCGCCAGCAGGTGATCATCGACGAGGTCGGCCCGACCGTGGCCAAGGGCCGCTCCAGGGCCGACGCGCCGCAGATCGACGGCAGCGTCCATGTCAGCAGCCGTCGGCCGCTCAGGGTCGGCGAGATCGTCACGGTGAAGATCGAGCGCGCCGACGCCTACGA
- a CDS encoding ANTAR domain-containing response regulator codes for MPADAVVKIVIVDESPIRAAILQEGLREAGFTAVEHISEMHNLLARIYAIDPDVVVIDLENPSRDVLEQMFQVSRAVRRPIAMFVDQSDAASIQASVDAGVSAYVVDGLKKERIKPVIDLCISRFNAFARLQDELERTKSALEERKVIDRAKGILMKVKSLTEDEAYVLMRSTAMREKKKIADIAQSIITAAEMLK; via the coding sequence ATGCCGGCAGACGCCGTCGTCAAGATCGTGATCGTCGACGAGAGCCCGATCCGCGCGGCCATCCTGCAGGAGGGCTTGCGCGAGGCCGGTTTCACGGCCGTCGAGCATATCAGCGAGATGCACAACCTGCTGGCCCGCATCTACGCCATCGATCCCGATGTGGTGGTGATCGATCTCGAAAATCCCAGCCGCGACGTTCTCGAGCAGATGTTCCAGGTCAGCCGCGCGGTCCGGCGGCCGATCGCCATGTTCGTCGACCAGAGCGACGCGGCCTCGATCCAGGCCTCGGTCGACGCCGGGGTGTCGGCCTATGTGGTCGACGGCCTCAAGAAGGAGCGGATCAAGCCGGTGATCGACCTGTGCATCTCACGCTTCAATGCCTTCGCCAGGCTGCAGGACGAGCTCGAGCGGACCAAATCGGCGCTTGAGGAGCGCAAGGTCATCGACCGCGCCAAGGGCATCCTGATGAAGGTCAAGAGCCTCACCGAAGACGAGGCCTATGTGCTGATGCGGTCGACCGCGATGCGCGAGAAGAAGAAGATCGCCGACATCGCTCAGTCGATCATCACCGCGGCGGAGATGTTGAAATGA
- a CDS encoding ABC transporter substrate-binding protein, with the protein MTDQPLRIGFIPLIDAAALIVAADKGFAAEEGLNLVLHREVSWSNVRDKLNIGLFDAAHLLAPVAIASSLGLGHIKVPIVAPFTLGVNGNAISVSPALHDALMAQLAGDPADPMATAKALAAVVAARRREGREPLTFGMTFPFSTHNYQLRFWMAAGGVDPDEDVRLVVLPPPYMVDSLANGHVDAFCVGAPWNSVAVDLGIGRILHFVSEILVRAAEKVLAVREAWADEHPDTLAALVRACHRAAMFIEDNRGEAADILARPDRVGVAAEVILRTLDGRLKIARDGAVRSSERYLLVGREGAARPDPVQAAWLYAQMVRWGQAKLSADALATAKAVFRPDLYDRALGTIAKPSHTVADGIGAFTGPLFDPADIEGHLAAFAIRHRAG; encoded by the coding sequence ATGACCGACCAGCCCCTGCGCATCGGATTCATTCCGCTGATCGACGCCGCGGCCCTGATCGTCGCGGCGGACAAGGGCTTCGCCGCCGAGGAGGGGCTCAATCTCGTCCTGCATCGCGAGGTGTCATGGTCGAACGTGCGCGACAAGCTCAACATCGGGCTGTTCGATGCCGCCCATCTGCTGGCGCCGGTGGCCATCGCGTCCAGCCTCGGGCTCGGCCATATCAAGGTGCCGATCGTCGCGCCGTTCACGCTGGGGGTGAATGGCAACGCCATCTCGGTTTCGCCGGCGCTTCATGATGCGCTGATGGCGCAGCTCGCCGGCGATCCGGCCGATCCGATGGCGACAGCCAAGGCGCTCGCGGCCGTCGTGGCGGCGCGTCGCCGCGAGGGCCGCGAGCCGCTCACCTTCGGCATGACCTTTCCGTTCTCGACCCACAATTACCAGCTCCGCTTCTGGATGGCGGCGGGCGGCGTCGACCCGGACGAGGACGTCCGCCTCGTGGTGCTGCCGCCGCCCTACATGGTGGATAGCCTGGCGAACGGCCATGTCGACGCGTTCTGCGTCGGCGCGCCGTGGAATTCCGTCGCCGTCGATCTCGGCATCGGCCGCATCCTGCATTTCGTCTCGGAGATCCTGGTGCGGGCGGCGGAGAAGGTGCTGGCGGTCCGCGAGGCCTGGGCCGATGAGCATCCGGACACGCTGGCGGCGCTGGTGCGCGCCTGCCATCGCGCGGCGATGTTCATCGAGGACAATCGCGGCGAGGCGGCCGATATCCTGGCGCGTCCCGACCGCGTCGGTGTGGCGGCCGAGGTGATCCTTCGCACCCTCGATGGCCGGCTGAAGATCGCGCGCGACGGCGCAGTGCGCTCGAGCGAACGCTATTTGCTGGTTGGGCGCGAGGGCGCCGCGCGTCCCGACCCGGTGCAGGCGGCCTGGCTCTATGCCCAGATGGTGCGCTGGGGGCAGGCGAAGTTGTCGGCGGACGCGCTCGCGACGGCGAAGGCGGTGTTCCGGCCCGACCTTTATGATCGTGCGCTGGGGACGATTGCGAAACCGTCGCACACGGTTGCCGACGGCATCGGCGCTTTCACCGGGCCGCTGTTCGATCCCGCCGACATCGAGGGTCATCTCGCAGCCTTCGCCATCCGGCATCGCGCCGGCTGA